In Gimesia sp., the following are encoded in one genomic region:
- a CDS encoding ATP-binding protein, translated as MSSETGGVETHLPAVIYRRLWSLIPTRSLGSTICELASVWCEATGSAAVYLGVLKSAPSQFSAAVLHASEQEASCVQREIVPVLPGTSREEQLYALMNEAHAFAEISDQPARAYYQACHRETMLGLFLFTPSMRDGFDLLVSELLDVSQRLLSQALLQGESGSGQAASTPEWILPDADKLEAMAEFAAGAGHEINNPVATIVGRVQMLLKSETDPERRQALSTIGGQAYRVRDMIGDAMLFARPPAPRPEALSLSQTIDDVLTSLQEEIKQGGVQLEVNVAESLSLHADEIQWKVVLSNLLLNSLQAMEAGGQIKISASPLETESGPFIHLRVIDEGAGLTEEERIHLFDPFYSARQAGRGLGFGLSKCWRIATQHGATIAAEPNSDRGVTFHLYWPAEKPINSVA; from the coding sequence ATGTCGAGCGAGACCGGTGGCGTAGAGACTCACTTACCGGCTGTCATTTATCGACGTCTCTGGTCATTGATCCCCACGCGCTCACTGGGATCGACCATTTGTGAACTCGCTTCAGTCTGGTGTGAAGCAACAGGTTCCGCTGCCGTTTATCTGGGGGTACTGAAGTCAGCGCCCTCTCAGTTTTCGGCTGCTGTGCTCCATGCTTCAGAGCAGGAAGCCTCTTGTGTGCAGCGTGAGATTGTTCCCGTACTTCCCGGGACTTCCCGCGAAGAACAACTGTACGCCTTGATGAATGAGGCTCATGCTTTTGCCGAGATTTCGGATCAACCTGCACGCGCTTATTATCAGGCCTGTCATCGGGAGACGATGCTGGGCCTGTTTCTATTTACTCCCAGTATGAGAGACGGGTTTGATCTTCTGGTTTCTGAATTGCTGGATGTGAGTCAGCGTCTATTGAGTCAGGCCTTGCTACAGGGAGAATCTGGTTCAGGGCAGGCGGCTTCCACACCGGAATGGATTCTCCCCGATGCTGATAAGCTGGAAGCGATGGCGGAATTTGCCGCCGGGGCCGGACACGAAATCAATAACCCCGTAGCGACCATCGTCGGGCGGGTGCAGATGCTGCTCAAATCAGAGACTGACCCCGAACGTCGGCAGGCCCTGTCGACAATTGGCGGACAGGCTTACCGGGTCAGGGATATGATTGGTGATGCGATGTTGTTCGCACGTCCGCCTGCTCCCCGACCCGAAGCATTGTCGCTCTCACAAACGATTGACGACGTGCTCACAAGTCTGCAGGAAGAAATCAAACAAGGGGGAGTACAGCTTGAGGTCAACGTTGCTGAGTCGCTTTCTTTGCACGCAGATGAGATACAATGGAAAGTCGTGTTGAGCAATCTGCTGTTGAACAGTCTACAGGCGATGGAAGCAGGTGGGCAGATCAAGATCAGTGCGTCCCCGCTTGAGACGGAGTCAGGGCCATTCATTCACTTGAGGGTCATCGATGAAGGGGCGGGTCTGACAGAGGAAGAGCGCATCCACCTGTTTGATCCATTTTACTCGGCTCGACAGGCGGGACGAGGGCTCGGGTTTGGTTTGTCCAAGTGCTGGCGGATTGCCACGCAGCACGGTGCTACGATTGCTGCAGAACCCAACTCCGATCGCGGGGTGACCTTCCATCTTTACTGGCCCGCTGAGAAGCCAATTAACTCGGTAGCTTAG
- a CDS encoding Na+/H+ antiporter NhaC family protein — protein MAATHSLLIIITSLLGQTAPIAEVPLKQEPARYQIEAPNVAVIDIPVSKVTIRALNLDGSLDTDFSEHPQKVVGLELWVHEVDTALPPFKNGVLELKTDLAENRKVYITSDVIRVDPDQRRSGAVEVYRISKWLSLLPPLIAVILAIWFRNIILALLVSIWVGAVILAHGNLFLGFVHTLDTFVIHEIVEPGSTSYSHMMIIMFTMFLGAMVGVMSAGGGTAALVNRLSRYASKREHSQVMTWFLGLIIFFDDYANSLLVGSSMRPFTDRMKVSREKLAFLVDSTAAPVSGIAIISTWVGVEIGYIADTYASLGMTGDYYTTFLYSLPYRFYPLQLLAFVWLVAYIGNDFGPMLKAETRAIAYGQLVRPGRFNVTEVEGHAESGELARRQLLRNALVPLVVLLGLAMIGLWWTGTIEINRLNLEREQMGQAELKVNFQNVLEHSSPNRVLLITSFLASIAAVVSCSLSKSLPLSECVEAWANGAKSMFLAILILVLAWSVATVCDQQHLNTAGVLVELLSEKLSPNWMPTITFLLAAVVSFATGSSWSTMGLLMPLSISLTYSLLVPLNEADPNHHLMLGTIGGVLAGAIFGDHCSPISDTTVLSSAASGSDHLDHVLTQIPYALTVAGVSVLFGYLPVGFGFQPYILLPVGLVVLFLILFFYGRSAETEAKALLEAGVTAEEFNSRDNGSEEETESAGESDQTDSDSEDPSESPEESREEV, from the coding sequence ATGGCGGCGACTCATTCACTTCTGATTATTATCACCAGCCTGCTGGGGCAGACCGCACCGATTGCGGAGGTGCCACTCAAACAGGAGCCGGCACGCTACCAGATTGAAGCCCCCAATGTGGCTGTGATCGACATTCCGGTGAGCAAGGTCACAATCCGGGCGCTTAATCTGGATGGTAGTCTGGATACCGATTTTTCAGAGCATCCTCAGAAAGTTGTCGGTCTCGAGCTCTGGGTCCATGAAGTCGACACGGCACTGCCGCCTTTTAAAAATGGAGTATTGGAGCTTAAAACGGATCTCGCTGAGAATCGAAAGGTCTACATTACCAGTGATGTGATCCGTGTGGATCCAGACCAGCGCCGGTCAGGAGCTGTGGAAGTTTATCGAATTTCCAAATGGCTGAGCCTGTTACCTCCTTTGATTGCGGTGATACTGGCGATCTGGTTTCGGAATATCATCCTCGCTTTGCTGGTCAGTATCTGGGTGGGAGCTGTGATCTTAGCGCATGGAAACCTGTTTCTGGGATTTGTGCATACGCTGGACACGTTCGTGATCCATGAGATTGTCGAGCCAGGCAGTACCAGTTATTCCCACATGATGATCATCATGTTTACGATGTTCCTGGGAGCGATGGTCGGTGTGATGTCCGCAGGGGGCGGTACGGCTGCTCTGGTCAATCGTCTCTCCCGCTATGCATCAAAGCGAGAGCACAGCCAGGTTATGACCTGGTTTCTGGGGTTGATTATCTTTTTTGATGACTACGCGAATTCGTTGCTGGTCGGCAGTTCAATGCGACCATTTACCGATCGGATGAAAGTCTCGCGGGAAAAGCTGGCTTTCCTGGTCGACTCAACCGCGGCACCCGTTTCAGGAATTGCGATTATTTCCACCTGGGTTGGTGTCGAGATCGGATACATCGCAGATACCTACGCAAGTCTGGGGATGACCGGGGACTACTATACGACCTTCTTATACAGTCTGCCTTACCGGTTCTATCCGTTACAGTTGCTGGCATTTGTCTGGCTGGTGGCTTACATCGGAAATGATTTTGGGCCGATGTTAAAAGCAGAAACACGGGCGATCGCTTATGGACAGTTGGTTCGTCCCGGGCGGTTTAACGTGACGGAAGTAGAGGGACACGCAGAAAGTGGCGAGCTCGCGAGACGCCAGTTGTTGCGGAATGCACTGGTCCCCCTGGTGGTATTACTGGGGCTCGCGATGATCGGACTCTGGTGGACAGGGACGATCGAGATTAACCGACTCAATCTGGAACGGGAACAGATGGGGCAGGCAGAACTCAAAGTCAATTTTCAAAATGTCCTTGAGCATTCTTCTCCCAACCGCGTACTGTTGATTACTTCTTTTCTGGCTTCGATTGCAGCGGTCGTGAGTTGCAGTCTTTCCAAATCGCTTCCGTTGAGTGAATGCGTAGAGGCCTGGGCGAACGGGGCCAAGAGTATGTTCCTGGCGATCCTGATTCTGGTACTGGCCTGGTCCGTAGCGACCGTTTGTGATCAGCAGCACCTGAATACTGCCGGTGTGCTGGTGGAACTGCTTTCTGAAAAACTGTCTCCCAACTGGATGCCGACGATTACATTTCTGCTGGCAGCCGTCGTCAGTTTTGCAACCGGCAGTTCCTGGTCCACCATGGGCCTGTTGATGCCTTTGTCGATCTCGTTGACGTACAGTCTGCTGGTGCCACTGAATGAAGCCGATCCGAATCATCATCTGATGCTGGGAACAATCGGTGGTGTGCTGGCTGGCGCTATTTTTGGCGATCACTGTTCTCCCATCTCCGATACGACGGTTCTGTCGTCGGCAGCATCAGGTTCTGACCATCTCGATCACGTGTTGACCCAGATCCCTTACGCTTTGACAGTCGCGGGAGTCTCGGTGCTCTTCGGGTACCTGCCGGTGGGCTTCGGATTTCAGCCTTATATCCTGTTGCCGGTCGGTCTGGTGGTGCTGTTCCTGATTCTGTTCTTCTATGGCCGATCCGCGGAGACCGAGGCGAAGGCCCTGCTGGAAGCGGGGGTGACGGCTGAGGAGTTTAACAGCAGGGATAACGGATCTGAGGAAGAAACGGAGAGCGCAGGTGAATCGGATCAGACGGATTCCGATTCTGAGGACCCCTCCGAGTCCCCGGAAGAGTCGCGAGAAGAGGTCTGA
- a CDS encoding dihydrodipicolinate synthase family protein, with translation MQSETKLRGIFTPNLVPYDSRGEINEPELRRYIDWLIEKGVHGLYPNGSTGEFTRFTPEERKRIVAIIADQTRGRVPILAGAAEANVRETIKACEYYYELGIRAVAIVAPFYYKLSPASVYAYFKEIGDNTPIDVTLYNIPMFASPIDVPTIQRLSEECEKIVAIKDSSGDLPNMIRMIQAVRPNRPEFSFLTGWDAALMPLMLIGADGGTNASSGVVPELTRKLYDLTTSGQLDEARRVQYDLLTLFDTMIYSAEFPEGFRAAVELRGFNMGQGRQPITSEQKTDIVTLRRTLQCMLSEHGFTNEPIGGCATGVSEDLSASDVSQIVQHVVAELNRRKLL, from the coding sequence ATGCAGTCCGAGACCAAGCTCCGTGGTATCTTCACTCCCAACCTGGTTCCCTACGATTCTCGTGGTGAAATTAATGAGCCCGAATTACGCCGTTATATTGACTGGCTGATCGAAAAGGGAGTTCATGGGCTGTACCCCAACGGTTCTACGGGGGAATTCACTCGTTTTACTCCTGAAGAGCGCAAGCGGATTGTAGCCATCATTGCGGATCAGACACGCGGCCGTGTGCCGATTCTGGCCGGGGCTGCAGAAGCCAATGTGCGGGAAACGATCAAGGCCTGCGAGTACTACTACGAACTGGGTATTCGGGCAGTCGCCATCGTGGCTCCTTTTTATTACAAGTTGAGCCCAGCCTCTGTTTATGCCTATTTTAAGGAAATTGGGGATAATACTCCCATCGATGTGACGCTGTATAACATTCCCATGTTTGCGAGCCCGATTGATGTGCCTACGATCCAGCGTCTTTCTGAAGAATGCGAAAAGATCGTGGCGATTAAAGATTCCTCGGGCGATCTGCCCAACATGATTCGTATGATTCAGGCCGTGCGGCCCAACCGTCCGGAATTCTCATTTCTGACAGGCTGGGATGCGGCACTCATGCCTTTGATGCTGATTGGTGCAGACGGGGGAACCAATGCGAGTTCTGGTGTCGTACCGGAACTGACACGCAAGCTGTATGACCTGACCACTTCCGGTCAGCTCGATGAAGCCCGTCGTGTGCAATACGATCTGCTGACGCTGTTCGACACGATGATCTATTCCGCTGAGTTTCCGGAAGGGTTCCGGGCTGCGGTTGAACTCCGTGGATTCAACATGGGGCAGGGGCGTCAGCCGATTACCTCGGAGCAGAAAACGGACATCGTGACTTTAAGACGTACTCTGCAGTGCATGCTGTCAGAGCATGGCTTCACCAATGAGCCTATCGGTGGCTGTGCGACAGGAGTCAGCGAAGATCTCAGCGCCAGCGACGTGTCGCAGATTGTACAACATGTCGTCGCTGAGCTGAATCGTCGTAAGCTGCTCTAG
- the alaS gene encoding alanine--tRNA ligase, with amino-acid sequence MKTDELRESYLSFFEEKGCVRRPSDVLVPRDDPTVLFTPAGMNQFKDQFLGVGKLEFTKATTCQMCLRTGDIQNVGVTAYHHTFFEMLGNFSFGDYFKREAIHWAWEYLTDKKYLGLDPNLLSVTVYLDDDEAYNIWHDEIKLPANRISRENEHENFWPAGAPSDGPDGVCGPCSEIFYHPNGGKDNVEIWNLVFTQFNRVGDPPNNLKPLPKKNIDTGMGLERTASVLQGVRSNFEIDTLKQLCLAAGDVVGTGYGFDKPTGRPLRRISDHVRAITFSIHEGVNPGRDKESYVVRQLLRRALLEGYLLGKQEPFLFQLVPAVVDIMQTPYPEIAKTVEHVQHTIKEEEEQFLGVIEKGLTRFEGFLKKAEQEGKSEIAGEDAFDLHQTDGFLIELTEALAAKNNISVNRTEFNNLMQQHKEGSGSGAFLDSVMSEGPLTALHKTTSDTQFKGYETTVDEGTVVGIIAEDRLVESVVEKGHAHPVVVVLDQTPFYAEAGGQVGDTGHLEGEGLKFEVVNTQRNGGLILHIGHLLEGKLEQGQTLKATVVEPRRSGIQRAHSATHLLHHALHTVIGDSAMQRGSKVEQDTLRFDFSHSKALTPEEISQVEDIINQRISEGASVTTQLMKLQDARNLGAMALFGEKYPDNVRVVQMGDFSIELCGGTHLTNTGQVGLCKIVNEEPVAKGVRRIHALTGPKALEKTRNSEKLLQEIAGQLKAPRLDELPQKIAHLQDEIREMKKQLLKFSSKSLAGTADELLEEAPVVNDVKIVAYHAKDVSRDQLRELADHLRKKGKQVALILGTEIDGKVALMAAVNQELVKQGLKAGDCVKAAAKVVGGGGGGRPDMAEAGGKDPEQLDAALKTGADYYRSQLEG; translated from the coding sequence ATGAAAACAGACGAACTTCGCGAGAGTTATCTTTCCTTCTTTGAAGAAAAAGGCTGTGTCAGAAGACCATCCGACGTTCTGGTCCCCCGGGATGACCCTACGGTTCTGTTTACACCCGCCGGGATGAACCAGTTCAAAGATCAGTTTCTGGGCGTAGGCAAGCTGGAATTCACAAAAGCCACCACCTGTCAGATGTGCCTCCGCACCGGCGATATTCAAAACGTCGGCGTCACCGCTTACCACCATACCTTCTTTGAAATGCTGGGTAATTTCTCCTTCGGAGATTACTTCAAACGCGAAGCCATCCATTGGGCCTGGGAATACCTGACCGATAAGAAATACCTGGGCCTCGATCCCAACCTGCTTTCCGTCACCGTCTACCTGGATGACGATGAGGCCTACAACATCTGGCACGATGAAATCAAGCTTCCCGCCAACCGCATCAGCCGCGAAAACGAACACGAAAACTTCTGGCCCGCCGGTGCTCCTTCGGATGGCCCCGACGGCGTCTGCGGCCCCTGTAGCGAAATCTTCTACCACCCCAACGGCGGTAAAGATAACGTCGAAATCTGGAACCTGGTCTTCACCCAGTTCAACCGCGTTGGCGATCCGCCCAACAATCTCAAACCGCTGCCTAAGAAAAACATCGACACCGGAATGGGGCTGGAACGTACCGCCTCCGTTCTGCAGGGCGTACGGAGCAACTTCGAAATCGATACGCTGAAGCAACTCTGTCTGGCAGCCGGCGATGTTGTCGGCACCGGCTATGGATTCGACAAACCAACGGGTCGTCCGCTCCGCCGTATTTCTGATCACGTTCGCGCCATCACCTTCAGTATCCACGAAGGGGTTAACCCTGGTCGCGATAAAGAAAGCTACGTCGTTCGGCAGCTCCTCCGTCGCGCCTTGCTCGAAGGCTACCTCCTCGGCAAACAGGAACCGTTCCTGTTTCAACTGGTGCCGGCTGTCGTCGACATCATGCAGACTCCCTATCCGGAAATCGCCAAGACCGTCGAACACGTGCAGCACACCATCAAGGAAGAGGAAGAGCAGTTCCTGGGCGTCATCGAAAAAGGTCTCACCCGCTTCGAAGGCTTCCTGAAAAAAGCCGAACAGGAAGGCAAATCGGAAATCGCCGGTGAAGATGCTTTCGATCTGCACCAGACTGACGGCTTCCTGATTGAGCTTACCGAAGCCCTTGCTGCTAAAAACAATATCAGCGTCAATCGCACGGAATTCAATAACCTGATGCAGCAGCACAAAGAAGGCAGCGGCAGCGGGGCGTTCCTCGATTCGGTTATGTCAGAAGGTCCGCTGACAGCGCTGCACAAAACCACCAGCGACACGCAATTCAAAGGCTATGAAACCACCGTTGATGAAGGCACAGTCGTCGGCATTATCGCTGAGGATCGCCTGGTGGAATCTGTCGTAGAAAAGGGTCATGCCCATCCCGTCGTTGTCGTACTCGATCAGACTCCCTTCTACGCCGAAGCCGGTGGTCAGGTGGGAGACACGGGTCACCTCGAAGGAGAGGGCCTGAAATTTGAAGTCGTGAATACCCAGCGTAACGGTGGATTGATTCTGCACATCGGCCATCTGCTGGAAGGCAAACTGGAACAGGGACAAACCCTCAAAGCAACGGTGGTCGAACCACGCCGGTCCGGTATCCAGCGTGCTCACTCGGCCACTCACCTGCTGCATCATGCCCTGCACACCGTCATCGGCGACAGCGCCATGCAGCGTGGGTCGAAAGTCGAACAGGATACTCTCCGCTTCGACTTCTCACACAGCAAGGCACTCACCCCCGAAGAAATCAGCCAGGTCGAAGATATCATCAACCAGCGGATTTCCGAAGGCGCCTCTGTCACCACCCAGTTGATGAAACTGCAGGATGCCCGCAACCTGGGAGCCATGGCTCTCTTTGGTGAGAAATATCCTGACAATGTCCGCGTGGTCCAGATGGGTGACTTCAGCATCGAACTCTGTGGGGGAACCCACCTCACCAATACGGGACAGGTCGGTCTCTGCAAGATCGTCAATGAAGAACCGGTCGCCAAAGGCGTTCGTCGTATCCACGCTTTAACCGGCCCGAAAGCTCTGGAAAAGACACGCAACAGCGAAAAGCTGCTGCAGGAAATCGCTGGTCAGCTCAAAGCGCCGCGACTCGATGAACTTCCCCAGAAGATCGCCCATCTGCAGGACGAAATCCGGGAAATGAAAAAACAACTGCTCAAGTTCTCCAGTAAATCACTGGCGGGAACCGCCGATGAACTGCTGGAGGAAGCCCCCGTCGTGAATGATGTCAAAATTGTGGCCTACCACGCGAAAGATGTCTCACGCGATCAGTTGCGGGAACTGGCAGACCACCTGCGGAAGAAAGGCAAACAGGTCGCACTGATTCTGGGTACCGAGATTGACGGCAAAGTCGCTTTGATGGCCGCCGTTAACCAGGAGCTGGTAAAACAGGGACTCAAAGCCGGTGACTGCGTGAAAGCGGCTGCCAAAGTGGTCGGCGGAGGCGGCGGTGGTCGTCCCGATATGGCCGAAGCCGGTGGTAAGGATCCGGAACAACTCGACGCCGCTCTGAAAACCGGCGCAGACTACTACCGCAGTCAGCTCGAAGGTTAA
- a CDS encoding trypsin-like peptidase domain-containing protein produces the protein MSAALKNLIRFHHTLICLITISVCWLSLPTRHLNAQSPDARAVAFAVQQQLVKAIEKAEHSVVAISKIKTRKQQFQSRIPAPFGLDPNQDLNLSHDPQDLNFIPTEFGSGVIIPDPTNQQRVLVLTNFHLTQGGPITGQKKVPEYRLYVHTEDRRGFYATLLAADPRSDLAVLVPAGRVAADASRPLKPVQYGNTESVRKGQFVIALGNPYAIARDGSPSASWGIVSNFHRYPVPIFKNFLNQELSKKETIHHFGTLLQVDTHLDLGTSGGALLDLDGNLIGVTTSLAALEGYEKSAGYAIPIDPDTRRIIDSLANGLEPEYGFLGITPGTLDRNEANRNLAGAVNLTESSYVQTSGVKQHSPAQQAGLRTGDLILSINGKPLRNELDLMREVGKAGAGTEAKLQILRGKNPRELTLTVKLGKWPVADDEGIVQTRYRHPLWRGLRVDYPTARAKYTFSPFTYPPAVVVTHVAPDSPAQQAGLTEGTFIRLVNDQPVQTPDAFYQEAQRASTSPVTLQLLDDRKVVLPNSKQ, from the coding sequence ATGTCTGCAGCTCTGAAAAATCTGATTCGCTTTCATCACACGCTGATTTGCCTCATTACCATCAGTGTCTGCTGGCTCTCTTTGCCGACGCGACATCTGAACGCTCAATCGCCCGATGCTCGCGCTGTCGCCTTTGCCGTCCAGCAGCAGTTGGTCAAGGCAATTGAGAAAGCAGAACACTCCGTCGTCGCGATCTCCAAAATCAAAACCCGCAAACAGCAGTTCCAGTCGCGCATCCCCGCTCCGTTCGGACTCGATCCCAATCAGGATCTGAATCTGAGCCATGACCCGCAGGATCTGAATTTTATTCCCACCGAATTCGGATCAGGTGTGATCATTCCGGATCCCACCAATCAGCAAAGGGTATTGGTGCTGACGAATTTCCACCTCACTCAGGGAGGTCCAATCACGGGACAGAAAAAGGTTCCTGAGTACCGTCTATACGTCCACACTGAGGACCGCCGCGGATTCTATGCCACGCTCCTCGCTGCCGACCCCAGAAGTGATCTCGCAGTCCTGGTTCCCGCAGGACGAGTAGCAGCAGATGCTTCCCGCCCTCTCAAACCGGTCCAGTATGGAAACACGGAATCAGTCCGCAAGGGACAGTTTGTGATCGCACTGGGGAACCCTTACGCCATTGCCCGTGATGGTTCACCGAGTGCCAGCTGGGGCATTGTAAGTAACTTCCACCGCTACCCCGTCCCCATATTTAAAAACTTCCTGAATCAGGAGCTGTCCAAGAAAGAAACCATCCATCACTTCGGAACCCTGCTTCAGGTGGATACACACCTCGACCTGGGAACCAGTGGCGGCGCTCTGCTTGATCTGGATGGTAATCTGATCGGAGTCACAACATCCCTGGCGGCTCTGGAAGGTTATGAAAAATCGGCAGGCTACGCGATTCCCATTGACCCGGATACGCGGCGGATCATCGACAGCCTGGCAAACGGGCTTGAGCCGGAATACGGTTTCCTGGGGATCACCCCTGGTACACTTGATCGCAATGAAGCGAACCGAAATCTTGCCGGTGCTGTCAACCTTACAGAGTCGAGCTATGTTCAGACGAGCGGCGTCAAACAGCATTCACCGGCCCAACAGGCGGGATTGCGCACCGGCGATCTGATCCTTTCAATCAACGGTAAGCCGCTACGCAACGAACTTGACCTGATGCGTGAAGTAGGGAAAGCAGGCGCAGGGACCGAGGCAAAGCTGCAAATCTTGAGAGGAAAAAATCCGCGTGAGTTGACTCTGACAGTGAAACTGGGAAAATGGCCCGTGGCGGATGATGAAGGGATTGTACAAACCCGCTATCGGCATCCCCTCTGGCGCGGTTTAAGAGTCGATTATCCCACTGCCCGTGCAAAATATACGTTTAGTCCGTTCACTTACCCGCCCGCTGTGGTTGTGACGCATGTCGCTCCCGACAGTCCCGCACAACAGGCCGGGCTGACAGAAGGAACGTTCATTCGCCTGGTCAATGATCAGCCGGTACAAACGCCTGACGCGTTCTATCAGGAAGCACAACGGGCCAGCACTTCACCGGTAACATTACAACTTCTGGATGACCGCAAGGTCGTTCTTCCAAACAGTAAGCAATAA
- the recA gene encoding recombinase RecA, whose translation MLKNALGQIEQAFGKGSIMKLTGENARAVPSIASGALSLDLALGGHGFPRGRIIELYGPESSGKTTLALHVIANAQKEGGIAAFIDAEHALDPVWAKKLGVNISELLVSQPTYGEEGLQIAEMLIKSNSVDVIVVDSVAALVPKAELDGEIGDTHVGLQARMMSQAMRKLTGAISKSKTTVIFINQIREKIGVMFGSPETTPGGRALKFYSSVRVDVRRIATLKDGDTVTGIRMKAKIVKNKIAPPFRIAEFDMLSTGGINFELDLLDLAVENKIVKKSGSWFSYGETRLGQGRDRSKAVLEENPELCLEIKQKVLEAQGLVASTEEELEPETEPEAVEA comes from the coding sequence ATGCTCAAAAACGCCTTGGGACAAATCGAACAGGCGTTCGGTAAAGGCTCCATCATGAAACTCACCGGGGAAAACGCCCGCGCGGTCCCCTCGATCGCCAGCGGTGCCCTGTCCCTTGACCTGGCCCTCGGAGGCCATGGATTTCCCCGTGGCCGTATTATCGAACTCTACGGACCGGAATCCAGCGGTAAAACCACCCTGGCCCTGCACGTTATCGCCAACGCCCAGAAAGAGGGTGGCATCGCCGCGTTTATCGACGCCGAGCATGCTCTCGATCCTGTCTGGGCCAAAAAACTGGGCGTCAACATTTCCGAACTGCTGGTCAGTCAGCCGACCTACGGCGAAGAAGGCCTGCAGATCGCTGAAATGCTGATCAAATCCAATTCGGTCGATGTCATCGTTGTTGACTCCGTCGCTGCACTGGTCCCCAAAGCGGAACTGGATGGCGAAATTGGTGACACACACGTCGGCCTGCAGGCACGTATGATGAGCCAGGCCATGCGGAAACTGACCGGTGCCATTTCCAAATCCAAAACGACAGTGATCTTCATCAACCAGATCCGTGAAAAGATCGGCGTCATGTTCGGCAGCCCCGAAACGACTCCCGGCGGTCGCGCACTGAAGTTCTACAGTTCTGTCCGAGTTGACGTCCGTCGTATCGCAACACTCAAAGACGGTGACACGGTGACAGGCATTCGCATGAAGGCTAAGATCGTCAAGAACAAAATTGCACCTCCGTTCCGCATTGCTGAGTTTGACATGCTCTCCACCGGAGGCATCAATTTCGAACTCGACCTGCTGGACCTTGCCGTGGAAAACAAAATCGTCAAGAAGAGCGGCAGCTGGTTCAGCTATGGTGAAACGCGACTGGGTCAGGGGCGGGACCGTTCCAAAGCGGTGCTCGAGGAAAACCCCGAACTCTGTCTGGAGATTAAACAGAAGGTCCTGGAAGCCCAGGGGCTGGTTGCCTCCACCGAGGAAGAACTGGAACCGGAAACGGAACCCGAAGCTGTCGAGGCCTGA
- the cyaB gene encoding class IV adenylate cyclase, protein MAGLIRYQLPNTTDFYFHQRRFPMLEIEQKFRIPDQSQLLAQLEQIGAEQGATLDQEDYYFAHPSRNFVETDEALRIRRIGTENHITYKGPKRATVSKIRKEIELSFETGPEALDQLKEMLELLGFQPVRNVKKQRTPYSFHHEQRHFEITIDEVEGLGTFAEVETLAEEAELEQAEAAVIQLAEQLGLSSPIRTSYLGMLMQQAENS, encoded by the coding sequence TTGGCGGGATTAATTCGGTACCAGTTGCCCAACACTACAGACTTCTACTTTCATCAGAGACGTTTCCCCATGCTGGAAATCGAACAGAAATTTCGAATCCCCGATCAATCGCAGCTGCTTGCGCAACTCGAACAGATTGGTGCTGAGCAGGGTGCGACGCTGGATCAGGAAGATTATTACTTCGCTCATCCCAGTCGGAACTTTGTCGAAACTGACGAGGCACTCCGCATCCGCCGGATTGGCACAGAGAATCACATTACCTACAAAGGCCCGAAGCGGGCCACGGTCAGCAAGATCCGTAAAGAGATCGAACTTTCATTCGAAACGGGCCCCGAGGCTCTGGACCAGTTGAAAGAGATGCTCGAACTCCTCGGCTTCCAGCCCGTGCGAAATGTGAAAAAACAGCGGACCCCCTACTCTTTTCATCATGAGCAGCGGCACTTCGAGATCACCATTGACGAAGTCGAAGGGCTCGGCACCTTTGCCGAGGTAGAAACTCTGGCAGAAGAAGCGGAACTGGAACAGGCCGAAGCTGCAGTCATCCAGCTGGCAGAACAACTCGGGCTCTCCTCCCCCATCCGCACCTCATACCTGGGAATGTTGATGCAACAGGCTGAGAACTCCTGA